In one window of Hypanus sabinus isolate sHypSab1 unplaced genomic scaffold, sHypSab1.hap1 scaffold_47, whole genome shotgun sequence DNA:
- the LOC132389092 gene encoding gastrula zinc finger protein XlCGF26.1-like, with translation MAHQGVHIRERPFTCSVCGKRFIKSSHLLSHQRVHTGEKPFTCSECGKGFTQSSHLQRHQRVHTGEKPFTCSDCGKSFTHLCNLQNHQPVHTGERPFTCSECGKGFTQSSHLQRHQRVHTGEKPFTCSDCGKSFTHLCNLQNHQPVHTGERPFTCSECGKGFTQSSSLLSHQRVHTGERPFTCSECGKGFTQSSHLKVHQRGHTGEKPFICSVCGKRFTDSSTRQKHQRVHTGEKSFTCSECGKGFTQSSCLLVHQRVHTREKPFTCSECGKGFTQSSHLQRHQRVHTGEKPFKCSECGKRFTQSSTLQAHQRIHTGEKPFTCSVCGKQFTQSFQLLKHQRVHTGERPFACSKCGKRFAGSSNLQRHQQVHTGEKPFTCSVCGKGFTQSSQLLAHQSIHNGEWP, from the coding sequence atggctcaccagggagttcacatcagggagcggccattcacttgctcagtctgtgggaagagattcattaaATCATCCCACctgctgagtcatcagcgagttcacactggggagaagccgttcacctgctcagaatgtgggaagggattcactcagtcatcccacctgcagagacaccagcgagttcacactggggagaagccgttcacctgctcagactgtgggaagagcttCACTCACTTATGcaacctacagaatcatcagccagttcacactggggagaggccattcacctgctcagaatgtgggaagggattcactcagtcatcccacctgcagagacaccagcgagttcacactggggagaagccgttcacctgctcagactgtgggaagagcttCACTCACTTATGcaacctacagaatcatcagccagttcacactggggagaggccattcacctgctcagaatgtgggaagggatttactcagtcatccagcctactgagtcatcagcgagttcacacaggggagaggcccttcacctgctcagaatgtgggaagggattcactcagtcatcccatctgaaggttcATCAGcgaggtcacactggggagaagccattcatctgctcagtctgtggaaagagattcactgattcatccacccggcagaaacatcagcgagttcacactggggagaagtcgttcacctgctcagaatgtgggaagggattcactcagtcatcctgcctactggtacatcagcgagttcacactagggagaagccgttcacctgctcagaatgtgggaagggattcactcagtcatcccacctgcagagacatcagcgagttcacactggggagaagccattcaaatgctcagaatgtgggaagagattcactcaatcttccaccctacaggcacaccagcgaattcacactggggagaagccattcacttgctcagtctgtgggaaacaattcactcagtcattccaactactgaaacaccagcgagttcacacaggggaacGGCCGTTCGCCTGCTcaaaatgtgggaagagattcgctggatcatccaacctacagagacatcagcaagttcacactggggagaagccgttcacttgctcagtctgtgggaagggattcactcagtcgtctCAACTACTGGCTCACCAGTCaattcacaatggggagtggccatag